Proteins encoded in a region of the Lycorma delicatula isolate Av1 chromosome 6, ASM4794821v1, whole genome shotgun sequence genome:
- the Pfdn4 gene encoding prefoldin subunit 4, translating to MSGNTSKGTFQPDSDVHITFEDQQKINKFAQYNAQMEDCKEELKSKLNELKNLEDAAEELELTLDEGGKIPFLIGEVFIYQSLEDTQSSLADAKSQLQKSIQEVEEKCSSLKSTMATLKTQLYAKFGNHINLEADEE from the exons ATGTCTGGAAACACTTCTAAAGGCACATTTCAGCCG gatTCTGATGTACATATAACATTTGAAgatcaacagaaaataaataaatttgcacaATATAATGCACAGATGGAAGATTGTAAGGAGGAACTAAAAAGTaaactgaatgaattaaaaaacctGGAAGATGCTGCAGAAGAACTGGAACTTACTTTGGATGAAGGAGGAAAGATACCTTTCCTTATTGGTGAAGTTTTCATTTATCAATCTTTAGAAGACACTCAG agCTCATTGGCTGACGCAAAATCTCAGTTACAGAAATCTATCCAGGAGGTTGAAGAAAAATGTTCTAGTTTAAAATCCACAATGGCTACATTGAAAACACAACTTTATGCAAAATTTGGAAATCATATTAATTTGGAAGCTGATGAAgaataa